From the genome of Suricata suricatta isolate VVHF042 chromosome 3, meerkat_22Aug2017_6uvM2_HiC, whole genome shotgun sequence, one region includes:
- the PRLH gene encoding prolactin-releasing peptide: MRALRAWLLGLLLLGLALRGAASPTPRHPMEIRTPGIDPAWYAGRGIRPVGRFGRRRAAPRGCRGCREPASLLPPARGR, encoded by the exons ATGAGGGCTCTGCGGGCCTGGCTGCTGGGCCTGCTGCTGCTGGGCCTGGCCCTGCGGGGGGCTGCGAGCCCGACCCCCCGGCACCCCATGGAGATCCGCA cccctggcatcGACCCCGCCTGGTACGCCGGCCGCGGGATCAGGCCCGTGGGACGCTTTGGCCGGAGGAGAGCAGCTCCCCGGGGGTGTCGGGGGTGTCGTGAGCCAGCCAGCCTGCTCCCCCCTGCGAGGGGGCGCTGA